GCCTCGGCCGGCGCCGTGCCGCTGGACCTGGGCACGGCCGTGGTCGTGACCGACGTCGACAGCGCCGACTTCGCCGGCGGCGCCCTGTCGGTCATGATGAGCGACCGCCAGGGAGGCGACGTCCTTGCCTTGGCGACCGGCGGTGCGGTCAGCCTGTCGGCCGGCATGACGACCGGCAGCATCGTCTCGGTGGATGGCGTCTCCGTCGGCACCATCGGCCCGGGAGACGGCAACGACCAGGATCTCGTCGTGCTGTTCAACGCCGGCGCCAACGCGGCGTCGGTCACCAAGCTGATCCGTGCGCTCACCTTCGACGCCGGCCCGACCGCGGGCGAGCGCCATGTGAGCGTCGTCGTCAGCGATGGCGATGGCGGCATGCCGATGTCGAACCCGGCCACCACCGTGATCACGGTCACGGCCAACCCGACCGTCACCATCGGCGCCGACCGCACGGACTTCGCGGCCGGCGAGCGCGCCGGGCTGACCTTCACCTTCAGCGACGTGCCGAATGGCTTCGCCGAGGACGACATCAGCATCAGCGGCGGCACGCTGGACGACTTCGCCGCCACCTCCGACCCGAAGGTCTACACCGCGACCTTTACGCCCAACGCCGGCGAGAACAGCCTGGCCGCCAGCGTCTCCATCGCCGCCGGCAAGTTCACCGACGCCGACAACCGGGACAACCTGGCGTCCAATGTGCTGTCGCTGACCGGCGACACCGCGGCGCCCGTGGTGCGCGATGCCAACCTGTGGCTCTCGGGCGGCACCGGCACCGGCGGCACTTACAGGATCGGCGACCAGCTCGTGGCCACATGGAACAATAGCGCCAGCGGCGACAACAACCTCGACCTGGCGAACGTGACCTTCGACCTGAGCCAGTTCGGCGGCAGCGCGAACGCCAGCGCTATCCAGCAGGGCGGGCACTGGAGCGTCACCCACACGATCACGGCCGGCGCCATCGATGCCCTCGACCTTAACTTCAGCGTGCGGGCCGAAGACACGGCCGGCAACGTCACGGTGCGCGCCGACAGCACCGGCGCGACGGTCGACAACGTGGCGCCGAACGTGAGCGGCGCGGCGATCTCGCTGTCCGGCGCGACCGGCGTCGGCGGCGTCTTCCTGGCGGGCGACACCGTCACCGCCACCTGGACCGGCGAGGGCCACGGCGACCTGGCGGCGGTCGGGTTCGATTTCAGCCAGTTTGGCGGCGGTCCGGTGGTCGGTGTCGCGACCTCCGGCGGCTGGAGCGCCAGCCATGTGATCGCGAACGGCGTGGCGGTTAGCGGCGCCGGCGTCACCGTGAGCGCTACCGACGACGCCGGCAACACGGCCTCGCACGACGGCGGCAGCGCCAACGTGGACGCCTCGCGTCCGACCGTGACCAGCATCACGCCCGTGACCACGCCGGGCGCCGGAGACAGCACGCGCTCCTACACGGTGGTGTTCAGCGAGGCCGTCGACGGGGTCGAACCGGGCGACTTCCTGGTGGCCACCACCGGCAGCGCCACCGGCAACCTGGCCGGGATCAACGGTTCCGGCACGACCTGGACGGTCGACGTCGACCAGATCGGCGGCCGCGGCACGCTCGCCCTGACGCTCAAGGACGACAGCGGCATTCTCGATGCGGTGGGCAACCTGCTGGCCGACGGCACCAGCAGCGATCCGGCGGCGGTCGGCGCCAATACCGCCCCGGTCATCGGCGCCCACGGCGGCGGCGGCAGCGGGGCCATCGAAGTGGCCGAGGCGCGCACGGCGGTCACCGCCTTCACCGCCACCGACGCCGACCAGGATCCGCTCGCTTACAGCATCACCGGCGGCGCCGACGCCGCCCTGTTCGGCATCGACGCGGCCACCGGCGCCCTGCGCTTCCTCAGCGCGCCGCTGGCGGCGACGCCGACGGACGCCGGCGCCGACGGCGTCTACGACGTCACCGTGACCGTCAGCGACGGATTCGGCGGCGCCGACAGCCAGTCGCTGGCCGTGACGGTGCTGGCCGACCTGGACCGCGACGGCATCGCCGACATCCACGACGACGACCTCGACAACGACGGCGGCCTGAACGACGCGGAAACCGCGGTGCCGAGCGCCTGGGTCGACGGCGCCGTCGGTCCGACGGGCGACGGCAACGGCGACGGCCTGGCCGACAACACGCAGCGCAACGTCACCTCGCTGCAGACCGCGGGCGCCGGCGCGCCGTACGCCACCGTCGCCGTCGGCGACGGGCTGGTCCTGAGCGCGGTGGCGGCATCGGCCGCCCCGACCAGCGGCCTGCCGCGCAACGTCAAGCTGCCGCTGGGCCAGCTGGAGTTCACGATCGGCCAGGTCGCCCCGGGCGGCACCGTCCAGGTCTCGGTCTACGTCGATGCGACGGAGAAGGTCAACAGCTACTTCAAGATGGACAATACCGGCAAGTGGGTCAACATCGCCAAGTCCTTCTCCACCGTCGGCACCAAGACCAGGATCACCTTCGACCTGGTCGATGGCGGCGTGCTCGATGCCGATGGCACGGTCAACGGCAGCATCAGCGATCCGGGCGGCGTGGCGATGCTGACCCCTCTCATCACCAGCAACGGCGGCGCCGTGACGGCGACGACCACGGTCAGGGAAGGAGCGCGCGTGGTCACGGCCGTCACCGCGACCGCAGAGGCAGCGGTCGTCTATACCCTGGGCGGCGCCGATGCCGCCTTGTTCGAGATCGACCAGGCCACCGGCGTACTGCGCTTCCGCGAGGCGCCCGACTACGACAAGCCGCAGGACACGGGGGGCGCCGCGCACGACAACAGCTACGTGGTGGAGGTGACGGCGACCGATTCCCATGGCGCCGACACCCAGACGCTGACGGTGAACGTGGCCAGGGCGAACACGCCGCCGGTGGGCAATCCGGCGCCGACGCCAAGCACCGTCGACGGCGTGCACATCACCACCGGCACCATTATCAACAGCAGCGGCGGCACCAGCCAGGTGATCACGGTGCCAGTGGTGCAGCCTGGCCGCGTCGACCAGGTCGGCGGCAACGACGTGGCCGATATCCCGCTGGTCAAGGACGCGGGCGGCGTCCCGCTCCTGAGCGTGCAGGTGCCGACCGGCATGGGCCTGGAAGCGACCGGCAGCGGCGCCCCCAGGGCCGCGGGCGACTCGCTGGCCGACCTGATCCGCGAGATCCAGGAACATACCGACGACGGTTCGCGCGACCAGGCCAGCCTGACGGGCGGCGGTTCGTCCTTCCTGTCGAACCTGGCGGCCGGCACGCCGCTGCTGGTGCAGACCATCGTGCCGACCGCGGCCGCGGGCGCGGCCGGCCCCGATGGCGCGCTGGTCATCACAGGCGCATCGCCGACGGCCGGCAATCCGCTGACGGCGCTTGTGATCGACGCCCGCGGCCTGCCCAAGGGGGCGACGCTCGAACTGCAGAACGTCGAATTCGCGGCGGTGATCGGCGAGGTCAGGGTGACCGGCGGGGCCGGCGCCCAGACCGTGTGGGGCGACGGCGAGGCGCAATACCTGGTGCTGGGGGACGGCGACGACGTGCTGCACGGCGGCGCCGGCAACGACACCGTCGGCAGCGGCGCCGGCAACGACCGCATCTACGGCGATGCCGGCGACGACCTCGTGTTCGGCGGCCAGGGCGACGACTTCATCGACGGCGGCAGCGGCAGGGACACGCTGCTGCTGGCCGGGGCCGGACGCGCCGAGTACACGCTGCGCGTCAAGGATGGCATGCTGGAAGTGAAGCACCTGGTGGACGGCGCCGATGGCACCGACCTGGTCGCCGGCATCGAGGTCCTGCGTTTCGGACCGAACGGACCGGAGATCGACTTCAACGCCAGCGAAGTGGCCCACCTGGTGCGCCTGTACAGCGCCGCCTTCGACCGCCAGGCCGATACCGGCGGCATCAACCACTGGATCGCCATGCACGAAGCCGGCATGGCGCTGCACGACATCGCGGACTACTTCATGGGCACCCAGGAAGCGGTGGCGATGTATGGCAGCCTGTCGAACGAAGCGTTCGTCGCCAGGCTGTACCAGGTGGCGCTGCACCGCGAAGGCGATGCCTCCGGCATGGCGTTCTGGACCGGCACCCTGGACAGCGGCGTCATCGACCGGGGCGACGTGCTGTGGAATTTTGCGGCGTCGGATGAGAATGTCGGACTGGTTGGCGTGATCGATACGTCGGTCGATACGATCTGAGCCGAACGGACGAGCGAAGCTTCACATCTCCCGGCAACGGCGCGCCAGCGGCGCCACGACCACCAGGTCGCTGCGCGCCAGCGCCACGCAAGGCAGGATATAAGCCTCACGTTTCTCGTCGAACGACAGGCCCGGCCACTCGATCGTATACGCCACGGTGCCCGCTTGCAGCCGGCAGATGCAGGTCCGGCAAGTCCCGTTGCGGCAGGAACTCGGCGCATCGAACCCGGCCGCCTCGAGCGCCTGCAGCAGGGTCGTATCTTCTTGCGCGGTAAAACTGGCGCCGAGTGGCACCAGCGTGACGGTGTGGGATTGGGTCGACATGGCCCCGATTGTAGCGCCGGACGGGACAAACCGGGCCCGGGCGGTGAGTTCGTTCTCGCACAGACCCGGATGGGTGATGTCACTACGCTAAGGTTTCCAGATGCACATTGCAGGAGACCGTATGACGAAAGCTACCGCACTGACCCTGATCGCCGCCCTCGCAGGCGCCCTCCCCCATGCCCATGCCCATGCGCAACAGCAGGTAGCCCCGCAAGTTCCGCCGCCCGCCACCACGCAACAGGCGCCGCTCCAGAACGCCCCGACGCAACCCGGCGTGATTGCCCCCGGCGCCGTGCAAGACCCCGCCATCGCCGAGCAGGCCGAATTCGAACGCCTGCTGCGGGCGCAAGTGCTGCTCGAGCGCATGTACCTGTCGCCGGGCGAAATCGATGGCGCCTATGGCTCGAACATGCGCCAGGCCCTGAACACCTACCAATCCATGCGCCAGCTGCCCGTAACCGGCAAGCTCGACGACGCCACCTGGAACGCCCTGAATACCGACCCGAGCCCCACGCTGGCCGAGTACACGATCACCGACGAAGACGTGGCCGGCCCCTTCCAGCCGATTCCGTCCACCATGATGGGCAAGGCGAAACTGTCCGCCCTCGGCTACGCCAATGCCCTCGAAGGCCTGGGCGAGAAATTCCACGCCAGCCCGGCCCTCCTGCAACGGCTGAACCCGGGCAAAAGCCTGGCGCGCGCCGGCGAGCGGATCGTGGTGCCGCATGTGAGCGGCAAGCAGCCGCTGCCGCCGGCGGCGAAGGTCGTGGTACGCGATTCGACCAAGACCCTGCAACTGTATGACGCCGGCGGCCAGTTGCTGGCCCAGTATCCGGTCTCGACCGGCAGTAGCCGCGATCCGCTGCCGATCGGCAATTGGAAAATCAATGGCGTGCACGCCAACCCGGTCTACAACTACAACCCGAAACTGTTCTGGGACGCCAAGCCGGGCGACAGCAAGACGCAGATCAAGCCGGGCCCGAACAACCCGGTCGGCGTGATGTGGATCGACCTGTCGAAACCGCACTACGGCATCCACGGCACGCCGGTGCCCGGCCACGTGGGCAAGACCGAGTCGCATGGCTGCATCCGCCTGACCAACTGGAGCGCCGCCGAAGTGGGCGCCGTGGTCGGCGAAGGCACCGATGTGGAGCTCGTTAGTTAAACCTGGCAGCGGCGCGCAGACGCCGGATGGAGAACGCGATGAAATGGCTGGTGACCCTGATTGTTGGCGCGCTATTGGGCGCCGCGGTGTTGTTCATATTGCTGAGCGACCGGTCCGGCTCGCCGGCGCCGGACGTCGTCGCCACCGCGCCGCCGGCGTCCAATCCGGGCGGCGTGCCCGCGGCGCAGATCGAGGGCCAGCTGCCGCCCGCGCCGGTGGTCGAGCCCAACCTGCAGGACGCCGACCTGCCGCTGCGGCCCGAACTCGCCGCCGGCGAGACACCGGCGACGCCCACCATGCCCGGCAAGCTGCTGGTGCCGGTGCAGGGCATCGCCTCGAGCCAGCTGACCGACACCTTCTATCAACCGCGCGGCGAACAGCGCCAGCATGAAGCGCTCGACATCATGGCGCCGACCGGCACGCCGGTGGTCGCGGCGGCCGACGGCAAGGTGGTCAAGCTATTCCAGAGCAAACCGGGCGGCCTGACGGTCTACCAGTTCGACCCGAGCGAACAATATGCCTATTACTACGCCCACCTCGACCGCTATGCCGACAACCTCCAGGAAGGCATGGAGGTCAAGCGCGGCGACATCGTCGGCTACGTCGGCGCGACCGGCAATGCCGACCCGGCCGCGCCGCACCTGCACTTCGCCGTCGTCGCGCTGACGCCCGAGAAGCAATGGTGGAAAGGCACCCCGCTCAATCCGTTTCCACTAATGTCCGACCAGTAGCCGGCGCGGACGACGGCTCGGCCACCGGCTCGTCGACGTCCGCCCCCACATTGATCGCCGCATAGGCGCGCTGCACCGCCACCGCCTCGCGTCCGCCGGCGCCATACAGTTCGGCGGCGGCCTCGATCATCTTGACGCGCGCATCCGCGTAATTGGTGCTGGACGTGAACTTGGTCGAGTTGGCGCGGAACCAGATGCGGAAGGCCTTGTCGATGCCGATGCCCGTCATCGCCAGCGGCTGCTTCACCAGGTAGCGGCTCCAGGCGTCGTTGCCGTTCTCCGCACTGGAACCCTTGGCCAGGAAGTAGAACATGCGGTTGTTCGGGCCGCTGCTGTAATGGACGTCCAGCCGGCGCAGGCCCGTGCTCCAGGCGTCGTGGCTGTTGCCGTCCTTGCTCGGCTTGGTCATCCAGCGCAGCGGCGTGCCGGTGCGGCTGATCTCGCTGCCCAGCATCCAGTCGTTGCCCGTCTCGGGAATGACGTCGCCCTTGCCGCCGCCGCGCGCATAGGCCTCGACCACCTCGCCCGCGATGTCCGAGCTCGATTCGTTCAGGCCACCGGGCTCGCCCGAGTACACCAGGTTCGAGGTCGCCGCCGTGATGCCGTGCCCCATCTCGTGACCGACCACGTCGATCGACGCCAGGTTGGTGAAATGCGTGCCGTCGCCGATGAACATGCAGCGGCAGGTGTCGCTGTAATAGGCGTTGTCGTAGCCGCGGTTGACGTGCACCGCGATGTGGGTAGCCGTGTCCTGGCCGTCGAGCGCCAGCCAGCCCAGCACGTTCTTGTGCATGTCGTAGGTGTTCTTCAAGCCCCACATGGCGTTGACGGCGGCGGTCTGGCCGTTCGGTCCCGTGGTGCTGCCGCCCTCGACGAACTGCTTGCCGTCGCCCCAGGTGTTGACGGTGCTGGTGTAGACCCGGCCGCTCGAGGTGCCGTGGTTCGCGTTGGTGATCGCCATCGCGCCGAACGAGCCGCCCTTGCCGCGTTCCGGGTCGAGCATCTGGTAGACGTTGTTGGCGAAGGTGGTGCTGAGCGGCACCTCGCCGTTGTACTGGCTCTTGCCGATGCCCTCCACCGTCTGCAGCATGTTCCAGCGGTCGATGATGTCGCCGTTGCGGGCGCTGACCACGACGTCGTAGTACAGGGGTTGTTCTCCGCTGCGCATGCGCAGGCGCACCAGCCAGGCCAGCTCGTAGCGGTCCACCGTCTCGACCAGGTCGACCGCGTTCAGTTCGGCATCGAGCTTGCCCTCCGCGCCGGGCGCGCGCTCGTCGCGCATGATCGGATAGATGAGCAGTTCGGCCGTCGGCGGCGTGACGTTGGCCACGCCCTCGGGCATCTCGCGCAGCGCGGCGTTGATCGCGGCGCGGCGGCCGATGGTGGATTTCACGTTGAAGCCGGCGGTGGCGCCCTGCATGCGGTTGGCCGCGCCGCGTCCCAGGTGCAGGCGGCGCGGCGAGGCGCTCTCGGACACGATCTGGCCGCGCGCATCGAGCACCACCACGGATTCGGAGCCGAAGATCCGCAGCCCCTTGTACAGGTGGGCGGCGCGCACCACGTGGGTGCCCTGCACGCCCGGGTGCTGGGCCATCACCTTGTAGCCGTGGTCGGCGTCCAGGCCGACCGCCGGGCGGCGCGCCGCCAGCTGGTTCACGACCTGGGCCTGGGCCTTGCCGTCCAGCTTGAGCGGCGGCCCCATCATCGGCGCCGCCAAAGCGGCGGGCGCGACAGTCAGGGCAAAGGGCGCGAACAGGACGGCAGCCGCCAGCAGGGCTGCCTTGAGAAGCGGTTGCGGGATCATCTCGTCTCCATCCGGTATGCCGGGCCGGGTGGCGCCGGTCATCGACCATGATGGACGAGCCTGATAAGGTCGGTTTGCTCAAAAACAATGACCGCGTTGCCAATGTTGGCAAGGCGGTCATCGTGGGTGGCCCGCAGGGCCGGA
This portion of the Telluria beijingensis genome encodes:
- a CDS encoding DUF4214 domain-containing protein; translation: MTDQTLNDATYGDSVPVTGPFTIAAARPGQSGTMWVNDGGVANSPWSGSGEGRELSFIINSVHYPASYDAGLRGRFEYDTGDGQWHTLLVLYQDGRVNPSVDHDNGGTPAPYGATIRYVDERPNDDTTQEIHIRFFNPVTNSGFTSSSFKVAADLAPTGIEANTLNLWSNSAAGDDVATLSALDTGTTVGGLYELVDQSQAGLFEVDGNMLVKGSGELAAGQTASVTLRYYDAFSRYPDGTPIPGQGVEQTLTFTGRANPTGLGPEVHVNTTTDGQQDTPQVAVQADGSYMIAWASAFSVRGQKFDAAGARVGEEFLIAADSHTPAIAALDDGSYAVAYVHNQDNVKVRLVDAGGTVGAAIDGPSDLTGYQWYPVMTKLADGGFAVAWATQGANNNWDIMSRAFDADGVAVPGSEAIVHGSSDGWQWNAGIGTLDDGNYVVTWESKDGSFGARATVMAQVMGASGPVGSAITVAAEVADSVYAKVAGLAGGGFVVVYEASGTTEGGVTDSDRNHNVFARIYDESGNPDGPAFVVSADVAGNQVQAVVTGLDDGGFAIAWVSSTDPEGNGDVFGRSFDADGTPRQDYDILLNETGRSNYQGQLAVAAHGGGGFVATWLDTAGDGPGDYGIVARVVDPDGGNTVNHKPQLSRGATLDAILEDVASLNVEDVSDSANPPPNRGTDVADLVDDSGYADPDGDPLAGVAISGNTANPLTQGRWQYSNDPDGKFWKDIGTVSATSAVLLPAGATTTHIRFVPVADFNGAPGGLTVHAIDATGGDLPFSRWNGAVETGQRIDLTDLDASSPVSNGVAWGIQVTAVNDAPVIANLGSADNQSIAASAGAVPLDLGTAVVVTDVDSADFAGGALSVMMSDRQGGDVLALATGGAVSLSAGMTTGSIVSVDGVSVGTIGPGDGNDQDLVVLFNAGANAASVTKLIRALTFDAGPTAGERHVSVVVSDGDGGMPMSNPATTVITVTANPTVTIGADRTDFAAGERAGLTFTFSDVPNGFAEDDISISGGTLDDFAATSDPKVYTATFTPNAGENSLAASVSIAAGKFTDADNRDNLASNVLSLTGDTAAPVVRDANLWLSGGTGTGGTYRIGDQLVATWNNSASGDNNLDLANVTFDLSQFGGSANASAIQQGGHWSVTHTITAGAIDALDLNFSVRAEDTAGNVTVRADSTGATVDNVAPNVSGAAISLSGATGVGGVFLAGDTVTATWTGEGHGDLAAVGFDFSQFGGGPVVGVATSGGWSASHVIANGVAVSGAGVTVSATDDAGNTASHDGGSANVDASRPTVTSITPVTTPGAGDSTRSYTVVFSEAVDGVEPGDFLVATTGSATGNLAGINGSGTTWTVDVDQIGGRGTLALTLKDDSGILDAVGNLLADGTSSDPAAVGANTAPVIGAHGGGGSGAIEVAEARTAVTAFTATDADQDPLAYSITGGADAALFGIDAATGALRFLSAPLAATPTDAGADGVYDVTVTVSDGFGGADSQSLAVTVLADLDRDGIADIHDDDLDNDGGLNDAETAVPSAWVDGAVGPTGDGNGDGLADNTQRNVTSLQTAGAGAPYATVAVGDGLVLSAVAASAAPTSGLPRNVKLPLGQLEFTIGQVAPGGTVQVSVYVDATEKVNSYFKMDNTGKWVNIAKSFSTVGTKTRITFDLVDGGVLDADGTVNGSISDPGGVAMLTPLITSNGGAVTATTTVREGARVVTAVTATAEAAVVYTLGGADAALFEIDQATGVLRFREAPDYDKPQDTGGAAHDNSYVVEVTATDSHGADTQTLTVNVARANTPPVGNPAPTPSTVDGVHITTGTIINSSGGTSQVITVPVVQPGRVDQVGGNDVADIPLVKDAGGVPLLSVQVPTGMGLEATGSGAPRAAGDSLADLIREIQEHTDDGSRDQASLTGGGSSFLSNLAAGTPLLVQTIVPTAAAGAAGPDGALVITGASPTAGNPLTALVIDARGLPKGATLELQNVEFAAVIGEVRVTGGAGAQTVWGDGEAQYLVLGDGDDVLHGGAGNDTVGSGAGNDRIYGDAGDDLVFGGQGDDFIDGGSGRDTLLLAGAGRAEYTLRVKDGMLEVKHLVDGADGTDLVAGIEVLRFGPNGPEIDFNASEVAHLVRLYSAAFDRQADTGGINHWIAMHEAGMALHDIADYFMGTQEAVAMYGSLSNEAFVARLYQVALHREGDASGMAFWTGTLDSGVIDRGDVLWNFAASDENVGLVGVIDTSVDTI
- a CDS encoding 2Fe-2S iron-sulfur cluster-binding protein; protein product: MSTQSHTVTLVPLGASFTAQEDTTLLQALEAAGFDAPSSCRNGTCRTCICRLQAGTVAYTIEWPGLSFDEKREAYILPCVALARSDLVVVAPLARRCREM
- a CDS encoding L,D-transpeptidase family protein — protein: MTKATALTLIAALAGALPHAHAHAQQQVAPQVPPPATTQQAPLQNAPTQPGVIAPGAVQDPAIAEQAEFERLLRAQVLLERMYLSPGEIDGAYGSNMRQALNTYQSMRQLPVTGKLDDATWNALNTDPSPTLAEYTITDEDVAGPFQPIPSTMMGKAKLSALGYANALEGLGEKFHASPALLQRLNPGKSLARAGERIVVPHVSGKQPLPPAAKVVVRDSTKTLQLYDAGGQLLAQYPVSTGSSRDPLPIGNWKINGVHANPVYNYNPKLFWDAKPGDSKTQIKPGPNNPVGVMWIDLSKPHYGIHGTPVPGHVGKTESHGCIRLTNWSAAEVGAVVGEGTDVELVS
- a CDS encoding M23 family metallopeptidase, with the protein product MKWLVTLIVGALLGAAVLFILLSDRSGSPAPDVVATAPPASNPGGVPAAQIEGQLPPAPVVEPNLQDADLPLRPELAAGETPATPTMPGKLLVPVQGIASSQLTDTFYQPRGEQRQHEALDIMAPTGTPVVAAADGKVVKLFQSKPGGLTVYQFDPSEQYAYYYAHLDRYADNLQEGMEVKRGDIVGYVGATGNADPAAPHLHFAVVALTPEKQWWKGTPLNPFPLMSDQ
- a CDS encoding M4 family metallopeptidase; the encoded protein is MIPQPLLKAALLAAAVLFAPFALTVAPAALAAPMMGPPLKLDGKAQAQVVNQLAARRPAVGLDADHGYKVMAQHPGVQGTHVVRAAHLYKGLRIFGSESVVVLDARGQIVSESASPRRLHLGRGAANRMQGATAGFNVKSTIGRRAAINAALREMPEGVANVTPPTAELLIYPIMRDERAPGAEGKLDAELNAVDLVETVDRYELAWLVRLRMRSGEQPLYYDVVVSARNGDIIDRWNMLQTVEGIGKSQYNGEVPLSTTFANNVYQMLDPERGKGGSFGAMAITNANHGTSSGRVYTSTVNTWGDGKQFVEGGSTTGPNGQTAAVNAMWGLKNTYDMHKNVLGWLALDGQDTATHIAVHVNRGYDNAYYSDTCRCMFIGDGTHFTNLASIDVVGHEMGHGITAATSNLVYSGEPGGLNESSSDIAGEVVEAYARGGGKGDVIPETGNDWMLGSEISRTGTPLRWMTKPSKDGNSHDAWSTGLRRLDVHYSSGPNNRMFYFLAKGSSAENGNDAWSRYLVKQPLAMTGIGIDKAFRIWFRANSTKFTSSTNYADARVKMIEAAAELYGAGGREAVAVQRAYAAINVGADVDEPVAEPSSAPATGRTLVETD